In Ancalomicrobiaceae bacterium S20, the following proteins share a genomic window:
- a CDS encoding TIR domain-containing protein produces the protein MARIDLFVCHVTEDRQTAQDLVVELEKRGLRCWFAPRDIVGGQAYDDAIADALDECRAMLLVFSDRCNDSDYIRREVTVAGESGKIVIPLRIEDAKPRKGLKIRLTDLHWIDAFVERDKALDQLVTTVGNLDGPLAALPAKPLPTSDTETTNDGFSPPPLSAPRPTSPRLAALSAAVLVLSAAGGYWYWSAGSAPERTRAEARPQLGSLATAASVSQEPGPEHRASTETARRPDNRGTPGLLTTDDPTFFDRASGQPIVWYQKTSNGDIELYDAKGFHPKSGEPLLPITRDVIEEWQTKRATARAVPSKAPEPVDPKTYPFFDQITGAPRIWYWKDTEGRYSFFDAPGFHPTVGEPLMVADKAFVMDFKREQEEREARAKAEAEAKLARERQEAEQRAEAERRAENEKRIAAEEQRRQTEAAEQARREQARREQEEREARAKAEAEAKLARERLEAQQRAEAERRADEEKRRVAEEQRRQIEAAERARREQAKREQEEREARAKAEAEAKIARERQEAEQRAEAERRAAEEKRRVAEEQRRSEEERRRQAEAAERTRREQAEREAEQRRREAEAREAERRAGDRCDELAGNPTDQRGNGRGVPYEILKLQTREAIDACTKAVELNPAEARYQYQLARATQMIDKPRAFEMQKRVAAKRYPAAFDNLGWLYISLAKSKDEAVRQFKVGVQLGDPDCMMSLAEMIDQKAYLPSDPLREKIALYKQAAALGHPSAQRALEIEMANYQRQQQDLLNQQQMQQQMLGLFGAALMGAMSGR, from the coding sequence ATGGCCCGCATCGACCTGTTTGTCTGCCACGTCACGGAGGACCGGCAGACCGCTCAGGATCTCGTCGTCGAACTCGAGAAGCGCGGTCTGCGCTGCTGGTTCGCGCCCAGGGATATCGTAGGCGGTCAGGCCTACGACGACGCCATCGCCGACGCGCTCGACGAGTGCCGCGCGATGCTGCTCGTCTTCTCGGACCGATGCAACGACAGCGACTACATCCGTCGCGAAGTGACCGTCGCCGGCGAGAGCGGCAAGATCGTCATCCCTCTGCGGATCGAAGACGCCAAACCGCGCAAAGGCCTCAAGATCAGGCTTACCGACCTTCATTGGATCGACGCCTTCGTCGAGCGCGACAAGGCCCTCGACCAGTTGGTGACCACCGTCGGCAACCTCGACGGGCCCCTCGCGGCACTGCCCGCAAAACCACTGCCAACATCAGACACGGAGACCACGAACGACGGCTTCTCGCCGCCGCCGCTCTCCGCGCCGCGCCCGACGTCGCCTCGGCTCGCCGCCCTGAGCGCAGCCGTTCTCGTCCTCTCCGCCGCCGGGGGATATTGGTACTGGAGCGCGGGTTCGGCACCCGAACGCACAAGGGCAGAAGCCAGGCCGCAACTCGGGTCGCTCGCCACGGCCGCATCGGTGTCGCAAGAGCCGGGGCCCGAGCACCGAGCATCGACGGAGACGGCACGGCGCCCGGACAATCGCGGAACCCCGGGGCTCCTGACCACCGACGATCCGACGTTCTTCGATCGAGCCAGCGGACAACCGATCGTCTGGTATCAGAAGACGTCGAACGGTGACATCGAGCTCTACGACGCTAAGGGATTCCACCCGAAGTCGGGCGAACCCCTTCTGCCCATCACCCGCGACGTCATCGAGGAGTGGCAAACGAAACGAGCGACGGCGCGCGCCGTGCCGAGCAAGGCACCGGAGCCGGTCGATCCCAAGACATATCCGTTCTTCGATCAGATCACCGGGGCGCCGCGGATCTGGTACTGGAAGGACACCGAGGGGCGCTACAGCTTCTTCGACGCACCCGGCTTCCACCCGACGGTCGGGGAGCCGCTCATGGTTGCGGACAAGGCCTTCGTCATGGATTTCAAGCGCGAACAGGAAGAGCGCGAAGCCCGCGCCAAGGCCGAAGCCGAGGCGAAGCTCGCACGCGAGCGTCAGGAAGCGGAACAGCGCGCCGAGGCCGAGCGGCGCGCGGAAAACGAGAAGCGCATAGCCGCAGAGGAACAACGCCGCCAGACCGAGGCGGCCGAGCAAGCGCGACGCGAGCAGGCCAGGCGCGAACAGGAAGAGCGCGAGGCCCGCGCCAAGGCCGAAGCCGAGGCGAAGCTCGCGCGCGAGCGGCTGGAAGCGCAACAGCGCGCCGAGGCCGAGCGGCGTGCGGACGAGGAGAAGCGCAGGGTCGCCGAGGAACAACGCCGCCAGATCGAGGCGGCGGAGCGGGCGCGACGCGAGCAGGCCAAGCGCGAACAGGAAGAGCGCGAGGCCCGCGCCAAGGCCGAAGCCGAGGCGAAGATCGCACGCGAGCGTCAGGAGGCGGAACAGCGCGCCGAGGCAGAACGCCGCGCCGCGGAAGAGAAGCGCAGGGTCGCCGAAGAACAGCGCAGAAGCGAGGAAGAGCGCAGGCGACAGGCCGAAGCAGCCGAGCGTACACGCCGCGAACAAGCCGAACGGGAGGCGGAGCAGCGTCGCCGGGAAGCGGAGGCTCGCGAGGCCGAACGCCGAGCCGGCGATCGATGCGACGAACTGGCGGGGAACCCGACGGACCAGCGCGGTAACGGTCGAGGGGTCCCCTACGAGATCCTGAAGCTCCAGACGCGTGAAGCGATCGACGCCTGCACCAAGGCGGTCGAACTCAATCCAGCCGAGGCGCGCTACCAATACCAACTCGCACGCGCAACCCAGATGATCGACAAGCCCCGCGCCTTCGAGATGCAGAAGCGCGTCGCCGCCAAGCGCTATCCGGCTGCCTTCGACAATCTGGGATGGCTCTACATCTCTCTCGCCAAGAGTAAGGACGAGGCGGTCCGCCAGTTCAAGGTCGGCGTACAGCTGGGCGATCCGGACTGCATGATGAGCCTAGCCGAGATGATCGACCAGAAAGCCTATCTGCCGAGCGATCCCCTGAGGGAGAAGATCGCGCTCTACAAGCAGGCTGCGGCGCTAGGCCACCCGAGCGCTCAGCGCGCGCTCGAGATCGAAATGGCGAACTACCAGCGGCAACAACAGGACCTACTGAACCAGCAACAGATGCAGCAGCAGATGCTCGGATTGTTCGGCGCCGCCCTCATGGGCGCTATGAGCGGACGCTGA